The genomic region ACCCTAGTACCCTAATAACTATTTATGATTTAACAGGTAGACTTAAAGAGACCGTCTATTCCGGCACCCTAACCAAAGGCAATTATACCTTCACGCCCAACATCCACAAAAGCGGAATCTATTTCGTGAGACTTTCTACTATTTGTCATTCTGACACTGAACGTAGTGAAGGGGAAGAATCTAATATAATAACAGAAACAAAAAAACTTATTCTAGTAAAATAATATTTGTAGGGGCGACATAGAGTTTACCCCGCCTCGGCGGTGGGCGAGTCGCCCAATTTGTTAAAAACTTTTGATTTAGTAGAGGAGAAAGATGAAAAAATATTTAATTTTATTTATCATCCTTACAGCAACAAACTTGTTTGCATCTGCGCCGGATACTTTGTGGACAAGAACTTACGGCGGGACTGAGGGAGATGAAGGCTGGTCAGCTCAACAAACTTCTGACAGTGGTTTTATCATTACAGGGTATACAAACTCTTTCGGGGCAGGGAATGGAGACGTTTATCTCATTAAGACAAATTCTTCGGGTGATACCCTATGGACACGAACCTTTGGCGGAACTTCTTCTGACAATGCCCATTCGGTTCAACAGACTTTTGATAGTGGGTTTATCGTTGCAGGTTCTGAGGGAACCGGAGGCGTCTATCTCATTAAGACAAATTCTTC from bacterium harbors:
- a CDS encoding T9SS type A sorting domain-containing protein; translated protein: PSTLITIYDLTGRLKETVYSGTLTKGNYTFTPNIHKSGIYFVRLSTICHSDTERSEGEESNIITETKKLILVK